A single genomic interval of Daucus carota subsp. sativus chromosome 1, DH1 v3.0, whole genome shotgun sequence harbors:
- the LOC108214414 gene encoding F-box protein FBW2, which produces MEEGGNLRCWDELLPDALGLIFKNLSIQEVLTVVPRVCRSWGRAVMGPYCWQEIDIEEWSRYQRPENIDRMLQMLIIRSCGSLRKLCVSGLSSDQMFSFIAAHAKSLQTLRTSRSSISDPIVKQVAGLFSTITSLDLSYCINIGATGLEEIGKHCKFLSTLRRIMHPLEVIGKISQDDEALAIAATMPKLKHLEIAYLLVSTQSVMEILTNCRLLELLDVRGCWNVNLDEKYIKSYQGLKVLGPLVVDYCHEVNGWDACSDYSGSSGYLAWDFVAGDMDDYSDETVSDGFSEDEQSIEDVEMWFYDGPDAEDAGYDWPQSP; this is translated from the exons ATGGAGGAAGGAGGCAATCTTAGATGTTGGGATGAACTGTTACCCGACGCACTTGGGCTAATCTTTAAAAATCTTTCGATTCAAGAAGTGCTAACTGTTGTCCCAAGGGTTTGCAGATCATGGGGAAGAGCAGTCATGGGGCCTTACTGCTGGCAAGAGATTGATATTGAAGAATGGAGTCGATATCAGCGGCCTGAAAACATCGATAGAATGCTTCAAATGCTTATCATACGAAGTTGTGGTTCACTGCGCAAACTCTGTGTTTCTGGCCTATCCAGTGACCAGATGTTTTCCTTCATCGCAGCCCA TGCCAAGTCCCTACAGACTTTACGGACCTCAAGAAGTTCAATAAGTGATCCCATTGTCAAACAAGTTGCTGGGCTGTTCTCTACAATCACTTCCTTAGATTTGAGTTACTGCATAAATATCGGAGCTACAGGTCTAGAGGAAATTGGGAAGCACTGTAAATTCCTCAGTACATTGCGACGTATAATGCATCCACTTGAGGTGATAGGAAAGATCTCTCAAGATGACGAGGCTCTAGCCATTGCTGCCACAATGCCTAAACTGAAGCACCTTGAGATTGCCTATCTACTTGTCAGTACACAAAGTGTAATGGAGATACTAACAAACTGTAGGCTGCTTGAATTATTGGATGTTCGAGGATGTTGGAACGTGAATCTTGATGAGAAATACATCAAATCCTACCAAGGTTTAAAGGTGCTTGGACCCCTTGTCGTCGATTATTGTCATGAGGTTAATGGCTGGGATGCTTGCTCTGATTACTCTGGTTCTTCTGGATATTTGGCATGGGATTTCGTGGCTGGTGATATGGATGATTACTCCGACGAAACGGTATCAGATGGATTTTCAGAAGACGAACAAAGTATCGAGGATGTGGAAATGTGGTTCTACGACGGTCCTGATGCCGAGGATGCTGGATATGATTGGCCTCAATCCCCCTAA